A genomic region of Arachis stenosperma cultivar V10309 chromosome 9, arast.V10309.gnm1.PFL2, whole genome shotgun sequence contains the following coding sequences:
- the LOC130949877 gene encoding LOW QUALITY PROTEIN: ATP-binding cassette transporter abc1-like (The sequence of the model RefSeq protein was modified relative to this genomic sequence to represent the inferred CDS: inserted 2 bases in 1 codon) codes for MQDGAAVTGLLIAGASLIVVNVTGNAIYDPISSIIFGNLLGMDPYRPGVKEVVELCTKAGVKVRMVTGDNLQTVRAIALECGILTPNDKLLLVQALRKGGEVVAVTGDGTNDAPALYENLVNLKLVDLNYSSHLVELPDFSKAPNLEEVNVSNCKSLYSVRSLPESIKHLSWLKYLNLSNCERLQSIPELPSSILGTPLDLKGITLSIYGGENIGVVGRTGSGKSTLIQVFFRLVEPSGGKIIIXLHDLRSRFGIIPQELVLFKGTIRINIDPTGQYIDEDIWKSLERCQLKEAVSAKPEKFDSLMVDNGENWSVGQRQLLCLGRVMLKQSWLMFIDEAFKLSTSRSA; via the exons ATGCAGGATGGTGCTGCTGTGACAGGCCTTCTCATTGCTGGGGCATCATTGATTGTAGTGAATGTCACTGGAAATGCTATTTATGATCCCATAAGCTCAATCATATTTGGCAACTTACTTGGCATG GATCCTTATCGCCCTGGTGTCAAAGAAGTAGTGGAACTATGCACTAAAGCTGGTGTCAAG GTACGCATGGTTACCGGAGACAACCTTCAAACAGTAAGGGCAATAGCTTTGGAGTGTGGGATACTTACTCCTAATGACAAGCTTTTGCTTGTGCAAGCTCTACGTAAAGGAGGTGAAGTTGTTGCCGTCACAGGAGATGGAACCAATGATGCCCCTGCACTTTACGAG AATCTTGTAAATCTGAAGCTAGTAGATCTTAATTATTCATCGCACCTAGTCGAGCTCCCAGATTTCTCCAAGGCCCCAAATCTTGAAGAAGTAAATGTTTCCAACTGCAAGAGTCTGTA CAGTGTGAGAAGCTTGCCCGAAAGCATTAAGCATCTGTCATGGCTGAAATACCTCAACTTGAGTAATTGCGAGAGGCTTCAATCTATACCAGAGCTTCCATCGTCCATTTTGGG CACTCCTCtagatctcaagggcattaccTTAAGCATTTATGGAGGAGAAAATATTGGTGTTGTAGGCCGAACTGGAAGTGGAAAATCAACTCTGATTCAAGTTTTCTTCAGGCTAGTTGAACCTTCAGGAGGCAAAATAATTAT GCTTCATGATCTTAGATCTCGCTTTGGTATCATTCCTCAGGAGCTTGTCCTTTTCAAAGGAACTATCAGAATTAATATTGATCCAACTGGACAGTACATAGATGAAGATATATGGAAG AGTTTGGAAAGGTGTCAACTAAAAGAGGCAGTGTCTGCTAAGCCTGAAAAGTTTGACTCTTTAA TGGTAGATAATGGAGAGAATTGGAGTGTGGGACAGAGGCAGTTGCTTTGTTTGGGGCGGGTTATGCTTAAGCAAAGTTGGCTCATGTTTATAGACGAAGCATTCAAGTTGAGCACTTCAAGAAGTGCATAA